A genomic window from Chloroflexota bacterium includes:
- a CDS encoding YjbQ family protein has product MHTPTSHAFVNITPQVEELVRKSGVQEGIVLVNAMHITASVFINDDERGLQRDFDRWLETLAPHEPIAQYDHNNTGEDNADAHLKRQIMGREVVVAITSGKLDFGPWEQIFYGEFDGRRRKRVLVKIIGE; this is encoded by the coding sequence ATGCACACGCCGACATCACACGCGTTCGTCAACATCACACCGCAAGTTGAAGAACTCGTGCGCAAGAGTGGTGTGCAAGAGGGCATCGTTTTGGTCAACGCGATGCACATTACCGCGAGCGTGTTCATCAACGACGACGAACGCGGCTTGCAGCGCGATTTCGACCGCTGGCTCGAAACGCTTGCGCCGCACGAACCGATCGCACAGTACGATCACAACAATACCGGCGAGGACAACGCGGACGCGCACTTGAAACGACAGATCATGGGACGCGAAGTCGTCGTTGCGATCACAAGTGGCAAACTCGATTTCGGACCCTGGGAGCAAATTTTCTACGGCGAGTTTGACGGACGGCGGCGTAAGCGTGTGTTGGTGAAAATTATCGGCGAGTGA